One Roseomonas sp. OT10 DNA window includes the following coding sequences:
- a CDS encoding polysaccharide deacetylase family protein encodes MLPHHDRHDYHPWNERQRWTWPNGARLAVYLGVNLEHFAFGEGLGAELAPGAASGAGPHPDVLNHAWRDYGNRVGAWRVLEVLEELSLPCTVLLNSAMYAHAPQLVAAHRARGDEIAGHGRTNSERQSLLDEAAERSLIQEATAEIARHEGAPPRGWLSPWIAESRSTPDLLAEAGYRYTLNWCSDDQPIWHRTRAGRLLAIPYPQEVNDIPSIIARKDGAAQFAEMILEDFRERLRQVRDGRAQVMGIALHPYIIGQPYRLRALRRALEEVAAEARRADQGSGAASAWICRAGDIHDHALRLPPGALPV; translated from the coding sequence ATGCTTCCGCACCACGACCGTCACGACTACCACCCCTGGAACGAGCGCCAGCGCTGGACATGGCCGAACGGCGCCCGGCTGGCCGTCTACCTGGGCGTGAACCTCGAGCATTTCGCCTTTGGCGAGGGGCTGGGGGCCGAGCTGGCACCGGGCGCCGCCAGCGGGGCCGGACCGCACCCGGACGTGCTGAATCACGCCTGGCGCGACTATGGCAACCGCGTCGGCGCCTGGCGGGTGCTGGAGGTCCTGGAGGAGCTCTCCCTGCCCTGCACCGTGCTCCTGAACAGCGCGATGTATGCCCACGCCCCGCAACTGGTTGCCGCCCACCGCGCCCGCGGCGACGAGATCGCGGGCCATGGCCGCACCAACAGCGAACGCCAGAGCCTGCTGGACGAGGCGGCCGAGCGGAGCCTGATCCAGGAGGCGACGGCGGAGATCGCCCGCCACGAGGGCGCCCCGCCGCGCGGCTGGCTCTCCCCCTGGATCGCCGAGAGCCGGTCGACGCCCGACCTGCTGGCCGAGGCCGGCTACCGCTACACCCTGAACTGGTGCAGCGACGACCAGCCCATCTGGCACCGCACCCGGGCTGGCCGGCTGCTGGCCATCCCCTACCCGCAGGAGGTGAACGACATCCCCTCGATCATCGCGCGCAAGGACGGGGCGGCGCAGTTCGCGGAGATGATCCTGGAGGACTTCCGGGAAAGGCTGCGCCAGGTCCGCGATGGCCGCGCCCAGGTGATGGGCATCGCCTTGCATCCCTACATCATCGGCCAGCCCTACCGGCTTCGGGCGCTGCGCCGGGCACTGGAGGAGGTGGCGGCGGAGGCTCGCCGCGCGGACCAGGGAAGCGGTGCCGCTTCCGCCTGGATCTGCCGGGCGGGCGACATCCATGACCATGCCCTGCGCCTGCCGCCGGGCGCGCTACCCGTATAG
- the cydD gene encoding thiol reductant ABC exporter subunit CydD: protein MSSHTVERAARSLLARLAREDRARLARPVALGLVATLCGIAQAWLIATLLAALLGLGHAGWGELGAAAAMALLQTGVGVAQERAQQAAGEAARARLRQRVQARLLALGPADERPAGERAALVVDRVEALEGYFARWLPAARLAVLSPLAVIVAAAIADPLGGLILLAGGALVPAVMALTGIGAAAESRRQFTALQHLSGRFLDRVRGLPTLVLFGRQEDEARALAAAAAELRRRTMRVLRVAFVGSAGQDLIAAAVLGCLAWRHAGLLGGGHPAPAAALFAILLVPAFFAPLRAFSAAYHERLAAQGAAAELAPLLDAPEPEGLVLEEVPPSVVVTFDDVSLRYDPARPPALRHVSFRVLPGEALVLAGPSGAGKSSVLRLLLGFRRPDSGRIAMNGRDATALRPEELRRLIAYVPQKPHLFRETLRENIRLARPEADDAAVEAAAREARVLDFASALPKGLDTLVGEGGWGLSGGQAHRVALARAFLRDRPLVLLDEPTAHLDPATEREVLDGLRRLCAGRTAIIASHSPALRDRFGKVLVLEDGQVVAGGRRPREAGHVA from the coding sequence ATGTCGTCGCACACGGTGGAGCGCGCCGCCCGGTCCCTGCTGGCCCGGCTGGCGCGCGAGGATCGCGCCCGTCTCGCCCGCCCCGTCGCGCTGGGCCTCGTCGCCACGCTCTGCGGCATCGCCCAGGCCTGGCTGATCGCCACCCTGCTGGCGGCGCTGCTCGGCCTCGGCCATGCCGGCTGGGGGGAGCTGGGGGCCGCCGCGGCCATGGCGCTGCTGCAGACCGGCGTCGGCGTGGCGCAGGAGCGGGCGCAACAGGCCGCCGGCGAGGCGGCCCGCGCGCGGCTGCGCCAACGGGTGCAGGCCCGGCTGCTCGCCCTGGGCCCTGCCGACGAGCGGCCGGCGGGGGAGCGCGCCGCCCTCGTCGTGGACCGGGTGGAGGCGCTGGAGGGCTACTTCGCCCGCTGGCTGCCCGCCGCCCGCCTGGCCGTGCTGTCGCCGCTGGCGGTGATCGTCGCCGCGGCCATCGCCGACCCGCTGGGCGGCCTCATCCTGCTGGCCGGCGGGGCGCTGGTGCCGGCGGTCATGGCGCTGACCGGGATCGGCGCCGCGGCCGAGAGCCGCCGCCAGTTCACGGCCTTGCAGCACCTCTCCGGCCGCTTCCTCGACCGGGTGCGGGGCCTGCCGACCCTGGTCCTGTTCGGCCGCCAGGAGGACGAGGCGCGGGCCCTGGCCGCTGCCGCCGCGGAGCTGCGGCGCCGGACGATGCGCGTGCTGCGCGTCGCCTTCGTGGGCTCGGCCGGACAGGACCTGATCGCCGCCGCCGTGCTCGGCTGCCTCGCCTGGCGCCATGCCGGGCTGCTGGGCGGCGGCCACCCGGCCCCGGCGGCCGCACTGTTCGCCATCCTGCTGGTGCCGGCCTTCTTCGCGCCGCTGCGGGCCTTCTCCGCTGCCTATCACGAGCGCCTCGCCGCGCAGGGCGCCGCGGCGGAGCTGGCGCCGCTGCTCGATGCGCCGGAGCCGGAAGGGCTGGTGCTGGAGGAGGTTCCGCCCTCCGTCGTCGTCACCTTCGACGACGTCTCCCTGCGTTACGACCCCGCCCGCCCGCCGGCGCTGCGCCATGTCTCCTTCCGTGTCCTGCCGGGCGAGGCGCTGGTGCTGGCCGGGCCCTCGGGTGCGGGGAAGTCCTCCGTGCTGCGCCTGCTGCTGGGCTTCCGGCGGCCCGATTCGGGACGGATCGCGATGAACGGCCGCGACGCCACGGCCCTGCGCCCCGAGGAGCTGCGCCGCCTGATCGCCTATGTCCCGCAGAAGCCGCATCTGTTCCGGGAGACGCTGCGCGAGAACATCCGCCTGGCCCGGCCGGAGGCGGACGACGCGGCGGTGGAGGCGGCGGCCCGCGAGGCCCGCGTGCTGGACTTCGCCTCCGCGCTGCCGAAGGGGCTGGACACGCTGGTGGGAGAGGGGGGATGGGGGCTCTCCGGCGGGCAGGCGCACCGCGTGGCCCTGGCCCGTGCCTTCCTGCGCGACCGGCCGCTGGTGCTGCTGGACGAGCCGACCGCGCATCTGGACCCCGCGACCGAGCGCGAGGTGCTGGACGGGCTGCGCCGTCTCTGCGCCGGGCGCACCGCGATCATCGCCAGCCATTCGCCCGCGCTGCGCGACCGCTTCGGCAAGGTGCTGGTGCTGGAGGACGGGCAGGTGGTCGCCGGCGGCCGCCGCCCGCGGGAGGCCGGCCATGTGGCGTGA
- a CDS encoding OmpA family protein, with translation MRRRFLVSLAALPLLAACSLQPELAAVQSRVVFFSNDATTLDDSGKAVVAEAAEIAKRYAGAPVNVLGYAGPPDRVGQNVVALSRQRAEAVAAELRAQGVPPVRIQVLPLGAVSYEASPVESRRVEIRIAR, from the coding sequence ATGCGCCGCCGGTTCCTCGTCTCCCTCGCGGCGCTGCCGCTGCTCGCCGCCTGCAGCCTGCAGCCGGAACTGGCCGCCGTGCAGTCCCGCGTCGTCTTCTTCTCGAACGACGCCACCACGCTGGACGACAGCGGCAAGGCCGTGGTGGCGGAGGCCGCCGAGATCGCCAAGCGCTATGCCGGCGCGCCGGTGAACGTCCTGGGCTATGCCGGTCCGCCGGACCGCGTCGGCCAGAACGTGGTGGCCCTGAGCCGCCAGCGGGCCGAGGCGGTGGCCGCCGAGCTGCGCGCCCAGGGTGTGCCGCCGGTGCGCATCCAGGTGCTGCCGCTCGGCGCCGTCTCCTACGAGGCCTCCCCGGTGGAGAGCCGCCGCGTGGAGATCCGCATCGCCCGCTGA
- a CDS encoding (2Fe-2S)-binding protein has protein sequence MARTCSRSSAIASDLQRVSSCDRDASATARVVSGMYVCLCNGLTDRHVRDAVASGAERPCEVYSRCGCKAQCGTCVRMILSHLRTAGSQAPQPKAA, from the coding sequence ATGGCGAGGACGTGCTCCAGGTCCTCAGCGATTGCGAGTGACTTGCAAAGGGTATCCAGTTGCGATAGAGACGCATCTGCCACAGCGCGGGTCGTCTCCGGCATGTATGTCTGTCTCTGCAACGGGCTAACAGATCGTCATGTCCGCGACGCGGTCGCTTCCGGTGCCGAACGTCCCTGCGAGGTCTATTCGCGTTGCGGCTGCAAGGCGCAGTGCGGGACCTGTGTGCGCATGATCCTGTCCCATCTCCGCACGGCCGGCTCGCAGGCGCCGCAGCCCAAGGCCGCCTGA
- the recQ gene encoding DNA helicase RecQ: MALTLEGSADPVRVLHEVFGHPGFRGRQEEIVRHVVAGGSGLVLMPTGGGKSLCYQVPALCRPGLGVVASPLIALMEDQVSALRQQGVAAAALHSELDEVARATVLRDLGRGAVKLLYVSPERLVLEGTLERLSRTELALFAIDEAHCVSNWGHHFRPEYRELDVLQRLFPDVPRVALTATADPRTVEDIRERLGLTEAPVFRGGFDRPNIRIEAAPRDGARRQITAFARAASDGRGAGIVYCATRKGAEQTAGWLRDEGFDALAFHAGMEASEKRAAHRRFAGGEAVVMAATIAFGMGIDRPDVRWVAHANLPGSPESWYQEIGRAGRDGLPARALLLHGAEDIVWARHRLEESPASEEQKRIERERINRMVAIAEAVTCRRRILLRCFGEDLPADCGNCDNCLRPPALKDGTIAAQKLLSAVVRTGSRFGLGHLVDVLRGEKTEKVLQFGHDRLPTFGVGRDVSAHGWRGIARQLVARGALDVAVENHGEYRPTESARPILRGEEKVMLREEVAAPRAAAGRGTARRGTAPAASGDPVFEALRAWRREEAQRQSLPAYMIFSDRTLTEIAAMRPTDLDELGEVPGVGASKLSRYGEDVLQVLSDCE, translated from the coding sequence ATGGCGCTGACACTGGAAGGTAGCGCGGACCCCGTCCGGGTCCTGCACGAGGTCTTCGGCCACCCGGGCTTCCGGGGGCGACAGGAGGAGATCGTCCGCCATGTCGTGGCGGGCGGCTCCGGCCTCGTGCTGATGCCCACGGGCGGCGGCAAGAGCCTGTGCTACCAGGTGCCGGCGCTGTGCCGGCCCGGCCTCGGCGTGGTCGCCTCGCCGCTGATCGCGCTGATGGAGGACCAGGTCTCCGCCCTGCGGCAGCAGGGGGTGGCGGCCGCCGCGCTGCATTCCGAGCTGGACGAGGTGGCCCGCGCCACGGTGCTGCGCGACCTCGGGCGCGGGGCGGTGAAGCTGCTCTACGTCTCGCCGGAGCGGCTGGTGCTGGAGGGCACGCTGGAGCGGCTCTCCCGCACGGAGCTGGCGCTCTTCGCGATCGACGAGGCGCATTGCGTCAGCAACTGGGGCCACCACTTCCGGCCCGAGTACCGCGAGCTGGACGTGCTCCAGCGCCTCTTCCCCGACGTGCCGCGCGTGGCGCTGACGGCGACCGCCGATCCGCGCACGGTGGAGGACATCCGCGAGCGGCTGGGCCTCACCGAGGCACCCGTCTTCCGCGGCGGCTTCGACCGCCCGAACATCCGCATCGAGGCGGCGCCGCGCGACGGTGCCCGGCGGCAGATCACGGCCTTCGCCCGCGCCGCCTCCGACGGGCGCGGCGCGGGCATCGTCTACTGCGCCACCCGCAAGGGCGCCGAGCAGACCGCCGGCTGGCTGCGCGACGAGGGATTCGACGCGCTGGCCTTCCACGCGGGCATGGAGGCGTCGGAGAAGCGGGCCGCGCACCGGCGCTTCGCCGGGGGCGAGGCGGTGGTGATGGCGGCCACCATCGCCTTCGGCATGGGGATCGACCGGCCGGACGTGCGCTGGGTGGCGCATGCCAACCTGCCTGGCTCGCCGGAGAGCTGGTACCAGGAGATCGGCCGCGCCGGGCGCGACGGGCTGCCGGCCCGCGCCCTGCTCCTGCACGGCGCCGAGGACATCGTCTGGGCGCGGCACCGGCTGGAGGAGAGCCCCGCCTCGGAGGAGCAGAAGCGCATCGAGCGGGAGCGGATCAACCGCATGGTCGCGATCGCCGAGGCGGTCACCTGTCGCCGCCGCATCCTGCTGCGCTGCTTCGGCGAGGACCTGCCGGCCGATTGCGGCAATTGCGACAACTGCCTGCGCCCGCCCGCGCTGAAGGACGGCACCATCGCCGCGCAGAAGCTGCTCTCCGCCGTGGTGCGCACCGGCAGCCGCTTCGGGCTGGGCCACCTGGTGGACGTGCTGCGCGGCGAGAAGACGGAGAAGGTGCTCCAGTTCGGGCATGACCGGCTGCCGACCTTCGGCGTGGGGCGCGACGTCTCCGCCCATGGCTGGCGCGGCATCGCCCGGCAGCTCGTGGCGCGCGGCGCGCTGGACGTGGCGGTGGAGAACCACGGGGAGTACCGCCCGACCGAATCCGCCCGCCCCATCCTGCGCGGCGAGGAGAAGGTGATGCTGCGCGAGGAAGTGGCGGCGCCGCGCGCCGCCGCCGGCCGCGGAACGGCGCGGCGCGGGACGGCGCCCGCCGCCTCCGGTGATCCCGTCTTCGAGGCGCTGCGGGCCTGGCGGCGGGAGGAGGCGCAGCGCCAGTCCCTGCCGGCCTACATGATCTTCAGCGACCGGACGCTGACGGAGATCGCCGCCATGCGCCCCACCGACCTGGACGAGTTGGGCGAGGTGCCGGGGGTAGGGGCGAGCAAGCTGTCCCGCTATGGCGAGGACGTGCTCCAGGTCCTCAGCGATTGCGAGTGA
- the cydC gene encoding thiol reductant ABC exporter subunit CydC has translation MWRDLGRILGLWRAYRARLVLGAALAVLAALAGVALLALAGQGLADGLRHGAVAMAAVSLLLLRPLILLRPVLRWLERMATHDATFRALADTRVWFFRRLAERLPAGIGLHRAGDLLGRLVADVEALDGLYLRALVPIAAAGATVLAIAALLGAASPALMAIVALPLALALLLPALLAPRAARAAVSVAEAHGALRARAVEPLQGMEDLLASNGEALAGRRLAEAGWSQARAERRLAAAGAAGGAAGGLLAQFALLGALAFGIGAWGQGATEAAVLAVPALFLALAASETLAAVPRAGAALAAAGASARRLLDAADAPVPVPAPATPAPAPRGHALRLEGVRFAWGPDRPAVLDGLSMEVPEGARVALLGPSGSGKSTVAALLLRLAAPQEGRVTLGGVDIAALPEEVVRSRVACLTQDARLFDASIAENLRLAAPDAPDTALWEALERARVADLVRALPDGLDTACGEGGVRFSGGQGRRLALARALLSPAPVLILDEPASGLDAAAERAFLETLDQALAGRTVLLIQHRLLGVERPTRVLRMAGGRAFPAAG, from the coding sequence ATGTGGCGTGACCTCGGCCGCATCCTCGGCCTGTGGCGGGCCTATCGCGCACGGCTGGTCCTGGGCGCGGCACTGGCCGTGCTGGCGGCGCTGGCCGGGGTCGCGCTCCTGGCCCTGGCGGGGCAGGGGCTCGCGGACGGGCTGCGGCACGGCGCCGTGGCGATGGCCGCGGTCTCCCTGCTGCTGCTGCGCCCGCTGATCCTGCTCCGCCCGGTGCTGCGCTGGCTGGAGCGCATGGCGACGCACGATGCCACCTTCCGCGCCCTGGCCGATACGCGCGTCTGGTTCTTCCGCCGCCTGGCGGAACGCCTGCCGGCCGGGATCGGCCTGCACCGCGCGGGCGACCTGCTCGGCCGGCTGGTCGCGGATGTCGAGGCGCTGGACGGGCTCTACCTCCGCGCCCTGGTGCCGATCGCGGCGGCCGGGGCCACGGTGCTGGCCATCGCCGCCCTGCTCGGCGCCGCCTCGCCGGCGCTGATGGCGATCGTTGCCCTGCCGCTCGCGCTGGCGCTGCTGCTGCCGGCGCTGCTCGCGCCGCGCGCCGCCCGCGCCGCCGTCTCCGTGGCCGAGGCGCACGGCGCGCTGCGCGCCCGGGCGGTGGAGCCGCTGCAGGGCATGGAGGATCTGCTGGCCTCGAACGGCGAGGCCCTGGCGGGCCGGCGGCTGGCCGAGGCCGGATGGTCCCAGGCGCGGGCGGAGCGCCGGCTGGCGGCCGCCGGGGCGGCGGGCGGGGCGGCCGGGGGGCTGCTGGCCCAGTTCGCCCTGCTCGGCGCCCTGGCTTTCGGCATCGGGGCCTGGGGGCAGGGGGCGACGGAGGCCGCGGTGCTGGCCGTCCCCGCCCTGTTCCTGGCTTTGGCCGCGTCGGAGACCCTTGCCGCCGTGCCGCGCGCGGGCGCCGCCCTGGCCGCCGCCGGGGCGTCCGCCCGCCGTCTGCTGGACGCGGCCGACGCGCCCGTGCCGGTGCCGGCGCCCGCCACCCCCGCGCCCGCGCCCCGCGGGCATGCGCTGCGGCTGGAAGGGGTGCGCTTCGCCTGGGGACCCGACCGGCCGGCGGTGCTGGATGGCCTGTCGATGGAGGTGCCGGAGGGTGCGCGGGTGGCGCTGCTCGGCCCCTCCGGCTCGGGCAAGTCCACCGTGGCCGCGCTGCTGCTGCGCCTCGCCGCGCCGCAGGAGGGCCGGGTGACGTTGGGCGGCGTCGACATCGCCGCCCTGCCGGAGGAGGTGGTGCGAAGCCGCGTCGCCTGCCTGACCCAGGATGCGCGCCTGTTCGACGCCAGCATCGCGGAGAATCTCCGCCTCGCCGCGCCGGACGCCCCGGACACCGCGCTGTGGGAGGCCCTGGAACGGGCGCGCGTGGCGGATCTGGTGCGGGCCCTGCCGGACGGGCTCGACACGGCCTGCGGCGAGGGCGGGGTGCGCTTCTCCGGCGGACAGGGACGACGCCTCGCCCTCGCACGGGCGCTGCTCTCCCCGGCGCCGGTGCTGATCCTGGACGAGCCCGCCTCGGGGCTGGACGCCGCGGCGGAACGGGCCTTCCTGGAGACGCTGGACCAGGCGCTGGCGGGCCGCACGGTGCTGTTGATCCAGCACCGCCTGCTGGGGGTGGAACGGCCGACGCGCGTGCTGCGCATGGCAGGCGGGCGGGCCTTCCCGGCGGCTGGCTGA
- the bfr gene encoding bacterioferritin: MPGDAKVIEHLNTQLTNELTAINQYFLHARMLNHWGVTKLGRHEYKESIEEMRHADDLIHRILFLDGLPNVQRLNQVLIGQTVKEILECDERLETKAINDLREGIAHCEAVRDYISRDLLVKILADEEHHSDFLHAQFTLIEKIGEERYTLLNSDAAPDQNQSED; encoded by the coding sequence ATGCCCGGCGACGCGAAGGTCATCGAACACCTCAACACCCAGCTCACCAACGAGCTGACGGCGATCAACCAGTATTTCCTGCACGCCCGGATGCTGAACCACTGGGGCGTCACCAAGCTCGGCAGGCACGAGTACAAGGAATCCATCGAGGAGATGCGGCACGCGGATGACCTCATCCACCGCATCCTGTTCCTCGACGGCCTGCCCAACGTCCAGCGCCTGAACCAGGTCCTGATCGGCCAGACCGTGAAGGAGATCCTGGAGTGCGACGAGAGGCTGGAGACCAAGGCGATCAACGACCTGCGCGAGGGCATCGCCCATTGCGAGGCCGTGCGCGACTACATCTCCCGCGACCTGCTGGTGAAGATCCTGGCCGATGAGGAGCACCATTCGGACTTCCTGCACGCCCAGTTCACGCTGATCGAGAAGATCGGCGAGGAGCGCTACACGCTGCTCAACAGCGACGCGGCTCCGGACCAGAACCAGAGCGAGGACTGA
- a CDS encoding arabinose transporter yields MASPSTRDPAQGRLLLLTAVLFVSYLCVALSLPVVPLFVTRGLGLGNVWAGLGVGSAFLATIFTRGLAGSLSDRHGARPAAGLGLAFYLVGGLVSMSAGPLASLPWAAFAMLVAGRLLVGFGESLVGVGVIAWGIGLVGPQRSGKVLALVGAALYGAFAVGGPLGLALLEGLGFSGAMAVGAVLPALGLLAVWRMAGVAAHPGADRPPFRRVVGRIWREGSVVGLQGVGFAAIGAFFSLLFLSRGWPFAGLGLTAFGLGFVLVRVALGHLPDRIGGLPVAIGSLAVEALGQLLVWAAPDPATALAGAFLTGLGCSLIFPAMGREVVHRVEPHLRGTALGAFAAFQDLAYGLTGPLAGLLADRAGYGGIFLAGAAAAALGLLIALRLRRQRLAAASGPTRRAAGEPPRPGA; encoded by the coding sequence ATGGCTTCCCCGTCGACCCGCGACCCGGCCCAGGGCCGGCTTCTGCTCCTGACCGCCGTCCTCTTCGTCTCCTACCTCTGCGTGGCCCTTTCCCTTCCGGTCGTGCCGCTCTTCGTGACGCGCGGCCTGGGGCTGGGCAACGTCTGGGCGGGGCTGGGCGTCGGCAGCGCCTTCCTCGCCACCATCTTCACCCGCGGCCTCGCCGGCAGCCTCTCGGACCGACATGGGGCCAGGCCGGCGGCCGGGCTGGGGCTCGCCTTCTATCTCGTGGGCGGGCTTGTCTCGATGTCGGCCGGGCCGCTGGCCTCCCTGCCCTGGGCGGCCTTCGCCATGCTCGTGGCGGGGCGCCTGCTCGTCGGCTTCGGCGAGAGCCTCGTGGGCGTCGGGGTGATCGCCTGGGGCATCGGGCTGGTCGGGCCGCAGCGCTCGGGCAAGGTCCTGGCCCTGGTCGGCGCCGCGCTCTACGGCGCCTTCGCCGTCGGCGGGCCGCTCGGCCTCGCGCTCCTGGAGGGGCTGGGCTTCTCCGGCGCCATGGCGGTGGGCGCCGTGCTGCCCGCCCTCGGCCTCCTCGCGGTCTGGCGGATGGCCGGGGTCGCGGCGCATCCCGGCGCCGACCGCCCGCCGTTCCGCCGCGTGGTCGGCCGGATCTGGCGGGAGGGATCGGTCGTCGGCCTCCAGGGCGTCGGCTTCGCGGCGATCGGTGCCTTCTTCTCCCTCCTCTTCCTCAGCCGCGGCTGGCCCTTCGCTGGCCTGGGCCTGACGGCCTTCGGCCTCGGCTTCGTCCTCGTCCGCGTCGCGCTGGGGCATCTCCCGGACCGGATCGGCGGCCTTCCGGTGGCGATCGGCTCGCTGGCCGTGGAGGCGCTCGGCCAGCTGCTGGTCTGGGCCGCGCCCGATCCCGCCACCGCCCTGGCCGGTGCCTTCCTGACCGGGCTGGGCTGCTCCCTGATCTTCCCCGCCATGGGTCGGGAGGTCGTCCATCGCGTGGAGCCGCACCTGCGCGGCACCGCCCTGGGCGCCTTCGCCGCGTTCCAGGATCTGGCCTATGGCCTGACCGGCCCCCTCGCCGGGCTGCTCGCGGACCGGGCGGGCTATGGCGGCATCTTCCTCGCGGGTGCCGCCGCGGCGGCGCTGGGCCTGCTCATCGCGCTCCGCCTCCGCCGGCAGCGGCTGGCGGCGGCCAGCGGGCCAACCCGGCGGGCGGCCGGGGAGCCGCCCCGACCGGGCGCGTGA